From a single Sphaeramia orbicularis chromosome 4, fSphaOr1.1, whole genome shotgun sequence genomic region:
- the pole4 gene encoding DNA polymerase epsilon subunit 4 isoform X1, producing MEATAATPVTPGEHEADRGGSEEEGRGALAEEEGGQQQTGPAAGSHNRLSKLPLARIKALMKTDPDVSLASQESVFIIAKATELFVEMIAKDALVYAQQGKRKTLQRKDLDNAIEAIDEFAFLEGKGVQMQRDVQCCMLYSQGKVRTKDVLRFEVQTEGPDCSIQAIILYTKKAVKCADPRDRKVKRLLRKLLQRQRAKAHRTMWLLPHDNLPVMSEDKKDNWAFLNVE from the exons ATGGAGGCAACGGCGGCCACACCTGTCACTCCCGGGGAGCACGAAGCTGACCGTGGCGGGAGTGAGGAGGAGGGCCGCGGGGCCTTGGCGGAGGAAGAGGGCGGCCAGCAGCAGACGGGCCCCGCCGCAGGGAGCCACAACCGCCTGTCCAAACTGCCCCTGGCCCGCATCAAGGCTCTGATGAAGACCGATCCGGACGTGTCCCTGGCCAGCCAGGAGTCTGTGTTTATCATCGCCAAAGCAACG gAGTTGTTTGTTGAGATGATTGCCAAAGATGCCCTGGTGTATGCCCAACAAGGAAAACGAAAAACATTACAGAGAAAGGATCTGG ACAATGCAATAGAGGCCATAGATGAGTTTGCATTTCTTGAAG GTAAAGGTGTGCAGATGCAGAGGGATGTCCAATGTTGTATGTTATACTCCCAGGGCAAGGTGCGTACCAAAGATGTGTTGCGGTTTGAGGTGCAGACAGAGGGGCCCGACTGCAGCATACAAGCCATCAT tCTTTACACGAAGAAGGCGGTAAAATGTGCTGACCCCAGAGACCGGAAGGTGAAAAGGTTGCTGAGAAAGCTCCTGCAGAGACAGAGAGCCAAAGCCCACCGAACCATGTGGCTCCTTCCTCATGACAACCTGCCCGTCATGTCAGAG GACAAGAAAGATAACTGGGCATTTCTCAATGTGGAGTGA
- the pole4 gene encoding DNA polymerase epsilon subunit 4 isoform X2: MEATAATPVTPGEHEADRGGSEEEGRGALAEEEGGQQQTGPAAGSHNRLSKLPLARIKALMKTDPDVSLASQESVFIIAKATELFVEMIAKDALVYAQQGKRKTLQRKDLDNAIEAIDEFAFLEGTLD, from the exons ATGGAGGCAACGGCGGCCACACCTGTCACTCCCGGGGAGCACGAAGCTGACCGTGGCGGGAGTGAGGAGGAGGGCCGCGGGGCCTTGGCGGAGGAAGAGGGCGGCCAGCAGCAGACGGGCCCCGCCGCAGGGAGCCACAACCGCCTGTCCAAACTGCCCCTGGCCCGCATCAAGGCTCTGATGAAGACCGATCCGGACGTGTCCCTGGCCAGCCAGGAGTCTGTGTTTATCATCGCCAAAGCAACG gAGTTGTTTGTTGAGATGATTGCCAAAGATGCCCTGGTGTATGCCCAACAAGGAAAACGAAAAACATTACAGAGAAAGGATCTGG ACAATGCAATAGAGGCCATAGATGAGTTTGCATTTCTTGAAG GCACACTAGATTAG